GTGTGTTCAAATTTCATATGGCCCATATAAATATACATGAGTGCTGTTCTTGAAAAAAAATAGTCTGTTTCTGCGGAAACTATAGTGATTCTCTTATCGGATAACTTTCTTATATGACGCGCAGTTGTTACGCCAGAAATTCCGTTGCCGATGATGACAATGTGTTCCATTTGATTTGTGATTATTGATTGTTAGTTAGTGCTAAGTCGCAATGAAAGATAATAACTTAATCTGTATCTATAATTTAGAAACACTTTAAATAGGAAAAAAGTGTAAGGAATAATTATTTAAAGAGACGTGAAAATTCTTTCAATAAAAATGTAAGTACACGTATTTATGGTCGACAGAAGTGGCGTTACAATAACTAAGCAACTTAAAAATCATGAAAACATATATTTTAATAATAATTGCCCTAATCGGGACAAATGTGCAAAGTCAAAGTCTAGATAAATTCTTTTCACAAGCAGACGCTTTTTTTAAAACTAATGTAAAAAATGGTAAGGTTGCATATGCCGAGATACATAAAAACCAGACAACTTTAGATGCTTTATTAGAAATTGCCCAAGATGTTTCAGTATCCAAAAATGATGCAAATAACTATCAAGCCTTTTGGATTAATGCCTACAATCTCTCAGTTATTAAAGGGGTTATTGATAATTATCCAACAAAATCACCATTAGATGATGCTGATTTTTTTGACAAGACCACATATAGTTTAGCTGGTAAAAATATTACACTCAATGATATTGAACACAAGTTATTACGACCAGTGTTTAAAGATCCGCGTTTTCATTTTGTATTGGTTTGTGGTGCGAACGGTTGTCCACCACTAATTAATAAAGCCTATTTGCCAGCAACTCTAGATGCGCAACTAGAAGAACAAACAGTTAAGGCTATTAATGGAAGTTTCTTAAAAGTAAATATTAAGAAAAAGAGAGTCTCAGCTTCAAAAATTATGGAATGGTATAAAGAAGATTTTACCATGCATGGAAAAACAGAAATAGATTTTATCAATAAATACAGAACCGAAAAAATACCAGTAAAATCTAAGTTAAGCTACTTTGAATACAACTGGAATTTAAATAAACAATAACAAACTCAAACACTAAATAACAGACCAAAAATGAAAAAAATAATAGTATTTGCAATAGCATTAATCGTAAGTTTTACTGGATTCTCTCAAGAAGATGAGGAGCCGACAAAAAGTGTAATTCAAGAATATACACCATCAATTTTATTAAAAAAAGGGCAATGGGACATCAAGTGGTTTAATAACCTCTATACAGAAACAAAATCAACATTTAATGGTGTAGAGAGTGATATTGATAGAAATAATTTTTTTACTTCTAGTGTCGATATTTTCACAGGAATTTCAAATAGTAACCGCGTTAATATTGGTTTGCTTTTAGAGTTTCGCTCAAACGCTATTAACGGAAGAGACGCTTTAGATGTATTCTCATTTGATGGAGAACGCGGAACGGCACGTTCGGGATTTACCTCATTTGCGCCAGCAATAAAATTTAATCCAATAAAAAGTGTGTCAAATTTTACAATACAGACCGCTTTTCATATTCCATTAATTGATAACGAAACTGAAGATGGTGTGTTTTTAGACCAAGATGGCTTTATTTTTCAAAATAGATTTTTCTACGATTATAGTTTTCCAAGCGGTGACTGGCAATTATTTACTGAGTTAAATACTGAGTATAACTTTGGCGAGCAAGACAGTTTTGCTTACAATAGTTTACGTTTAACACCAGGTGTTTTCTTGAGCTATTTTCCAAGTTCTAAATTTACAGTCTTAGGATTTGTTCAGCATTTACAGTTGATTTCTTTCGGCGGAAACGATGCTGGTCAAAATGATTTTAGCCAGGATGCTTCTATTTTAGGCGCTGGTGCAAAATATCAGCTTACAGATGAATTGAATGTAGAATTCCTGTATTCTAATTTTGTGAGAGGAAATGATACAGGCTTAGGGCAAACTTTTAATATAGGTTTAAGAGCTTTATTCTAGAAATCATTTTATTTTAGGAGCTTAAATCTATATTATGATTAGAGTTAGGCTCCTAATTTGTTTTCTTTTTTCAATTTTACTCTCATCTTGTTCAGGCCAAAATGAAAAGGTAAATGGTGTCAGTTTTGTCGCTTACGGAAACCCAGTTGATGAGACGCATACAGAGCCTGTTGTTTCTAAAATCAATGCTAATTTTGCGGCTGTGATGCCGTTTGGATTTATAAGAGATATAAGTAACCCAGAAATAATTCATAACACCGATAGACAGTGGTTTGGAGAAACTAGAGCTGGTGCAAAGCAATATTCTGAAGAATTAAGAAAGCAGAATATCAAAATAATGGTTAAGCCACATATTTGGATACGTCGTGGCGAGTTTACTGGGTTTTTGGATATGAAGTCTGAAGAAGACTGGAAAAAACTTGAAGAAACCTATACCAGTTTTATTCTTGAATATGCTGATTTAGCTCAAGAAATCAATGCTGAAATTTTCTGTATTGGTACAGAACTTGAAAATTTTGTAGCTAAACGACCAAAGTATTGGGACGTTTTAATCAATAAAATTAAATTAGAATATAAAGGAAAACTAACCTACGCCGCTAATTGGGACGAGTATAAACATACACCATTTTGGAGTAAATTGGATTATATTGGTATTGATGCTTATTTTCCTGTAAGTGATGAGCAAACACCAACTTTTGAAACAAGTATGAAAGGTTGGAATAATCATAAGCCACAGATAAAAGCATTATCTGAACAAAACCAGAAGTCCGTTTTGTTTACAGAATATGGTTATCGAAGTGTAGATTATGCTGGCAAAAAACCATGGGTTTATGACCGTAGTATGACGGTAGTAAACATGGAAGCACAAGTTAACACTAGCAAAGCTTTGTACGAAACCTTTTGGAAAGAAGACTGGTTTGCAGGCGGATTTTTATGGAAATGGTTTATCGATTATGATAAAAGCGGTGGTAAGGATGACAATCAATTTACACCACAAAATAAGCCAGTTGAAAAGGTTATAAAAAATTATTATTCGGCATATTAGAATAAATCATCGTAAGGAATTTCTATATTTTGTGACCAATGGTTTAACAAACCATATCAATGAAATATTTTACACTATTATTCTGTTTTTTTGTCTCTATATCTAGTGCTCAAAAAATTGTAGATGTCAAAGTACAAGGCAATAAAAAGCTTAAATCTTCATTTGTAAAAAAGATAGCTTTGGTCAAAGCAGGTACAGTTTTAGACTCTACGCAACTCGAAGAAGATATAAAACTACTCAAAAGGTTACCTTCAATAGCACATGCATATTACCAAGTATTTCCAGCTAATAAGCCTAATGAATACAATGTGTTTTATAACATCGAAGAGAATTTTACTATAATTCCTTCTGCCAATGTTTATACAACTAATGACGATGAGTTTGCCTATCGTTTGGGCTTGTATGAGTTTAATTTATTTGGTCAAAACATGACTTTTGGAGGGTTTTATCAAAAAGATATTTATGATTCTTATGCTATAAACTTTAGAGCTCCATTTTTGTTTAATAGAAAATTGGGTTTAGCTATTAATTATCAAGATTTAACAACGCAAGAACCTGTTTTTTTTGATGGTACGACTGCAGATTACAAATACAATAATGAATCTATAGAAGTTTTGGGTTTGTTTCAGCTTGATTTCACAAATCGTTTTGAGTTAGGATTAAATTACTTTACGGAAGATTATGAGTACCAATCTGGTGCAACCAACCCTAATGTTCCGCAAGATTTGAGAGTTAAAAAGTTATTGTATAAGCTTATTTATGAGTATAACAATCTTAATTATGATTATCAATATATAGAAGGTTTTAGAAGCATTTTTAATTTTCAATATGTGACATCAACTGATACGGCTCAGTTACCAGATTTTTTAATTGGATGGAATGATTTTCAGTACTTTAAACGGTTTGGTAAAAAAGGCAATTGGGCAAGTCGATTGAGATTAGGATTATCTACAAACAACGATACACCTTTTGCACCTTTTGCAGTAGATAATAATTTGAATATTCGAGGTGTTGGAAATTTGATTGACCGTGGAACAGGTGCCATTGTTCTTAATACAGAGTATAGATATACATTATACGAAAAAGGTTGGTTTGCATTACAAGGAAATGCTTTTATAGATGCTGGGAGTTGGCAAAATCCAGGAGGTGATTTGGGCGATTTTGTAGATTCTGATAACTTAAGAATTTATCCAGGCGTTGGATTACGCTTTATTCATAAAAAAATCTTTAATGCTATTTTTAGAATTGATTATGGTTACGGTATAACACCAAACGCTACTAACGGGTTTGTGTTTGGGATTGGACAGTATTTTTAAACTATATACTTCTTGTAATAATTATACAAGTCATTAGCAGATGCCCCAAACCATTTCTTGACATAAATTGTCCAAAAGTGATATTGTAACTTCCATACGCCATTTTTTTCGTAAAGTCTTGCTGAAGTTCTTATCGTTTCTTTAATAACTACAAACTCCTTACGTTTATAAAGTTCGTTAATAAGAATGTTATCTTCATAAATGGTATAAGTTTCGTCAAAACCACCAATATCTTCAAACAAAGCTTTAGTGATAAATTGGCTTTGGTCACCACCACGACAAGCACGCCAACTAAATTGTGTTAGCCAACTCGCTAATCGTAACCACCAATGATTACTATCAAATTGAAGTCTAAAACAGCCAGCGTTATTTCCTTTTTTGACTTCACCTATAATATGTTGGTCGTAATTTAAAGGCGGAAATGAATCGGCATGTAAAAAGTATAAGATATTTCCTGTAGCGGCATTAGCACCTCTATTCATCTGTTTTGCGCGACCTTTTTCTGAGGTTAGTAACTTTATTTTTAGGTCTAGATTTTGAATAATCTCTGGAGTGCCATCAACGCTTCCACCATCGACAACTATAATCTCATTGATATTTTTTAGGTCCGCACAATCCACTAAATGAAACAATAACTCTTCGATTGTTTCGGCTTCATTTAAAACAGGAATAATTATGCTAATCATAAGGGTTTATCTGTTATGCTGAATTTATTTCAACATCTTAAAAAAGAGATTCTTCACTTTGTTCAGAATGACAATTATTTTTAATCGTTTAAATCCCAATTGTAATCTTTAAAAGACTTTTTCGCTTTTGATGAAATTTCGACTTCAGTATATTTATTTAAGAAATCTATCAAACTACCATCGGTTTTGAAATCTTTTGCAAACCATTTAAATATTTTTGACAACCTAAGGTTGTTTTGAGAAATCTCATTTCTGTCTGAATCAGCTAAGAAATCTTTTGTAGCTTCGGTTAATTGCGCTTCTAAATTTGAAGCTGTAAAAGCTTTATTTTGGAGTTTTGGACAAGAAAAGGATGCGCAAACTATTGCAAAATGAATTCGCGGCTCGTCCATTTTACGAAGAATTTGATGCTCAATATCATTGAGATTTAGCCATTTCTCACCAAATTTCCATAGTCGTTGGTCCCAAGGTTTATCAATATCTTTTATACTTTTTATTGGATAATTTCTGAGAATTAAATCTATGGTTAATGCGTTGTAAGCGTTAATCCAATAGGCAAGTTTTTGTTCTTTTGAAGCGTTATTATTGGGTAAGCTGTCTTGTAAAAACTTAATATAATATTGAAGACCTTTAAAGTCTTTCCTAAAACTCTCATAATTGACATTACCATTATCGGATACATTTTTTTGTAAGAAGTTTGTCCAGAAATCATCAAGGCTATCAAAAGTATGTTTGGTTAAATCTTGATGAAACCCCAATGAGTCAGGTTTAATTATCTGATTAGGATTATAATTGTCAGGTATATCAATTATTTCTTCGGTTTCATAAGGTGCCTCAGGTATAATCTCAACTTCGGATTTTTCAACCACATCTTTCTCAACTTTTTCAGTAGGCTTAGAACTTTCTATAACTTTTTTGCTACTTCCACATGCAGTAACTAAAACTAGAAGTATAAAGAGTGTTATTTGTTTCATTTTTTCTTTAAAGGATACAATTCTTGAGTTAAAAAATCTTTTGGAAAATTTTCATCTCCGCTAAAACCCAATTCAATATCACGACCATTATGTGGTACGTAATTGGTTTTAAAAAGATAATCCCAAATACTCAAGGTTAGTCCATAATTAACACCATAACTTACATGTTTTGGTAATTCTTTAGCATGATGCCATATGTGCATTTTCGGATTATTGAATATGTATTTTAGTATTCCATAATCCCAGCCTAAGTTTGCATGGTTTAAGTGGCCAATTGCAATACTAAAGAAATAAACAATCGCTACATCCTGAGCATCAAACCCTCCAATAATCGCAAGCGGAATGTATAATAGCGATTTGTAAACTACTGGTTCCATCCAATGGTAACGTAAATGAGCGGCAAACCCCATTTCTTTTACAGAGTGATGTACTTTATGAAAATTCCATAAAAAAGGTATGCGATGAAGTAGACGATGTGTATTCCATTGTACAAAATCTGATACTAAGAAAAATACGAGTAAACCTAACCATTTTGGCAAATTAT
This DNA window, taken from Winogradskyella sp. PC-19, encodes the following:
- a CDS encoding glycoside hydrolase family 113, with translation MIRVRLLICFLFSILLSSCSGQNEKVNGVSFVAYGNPVDETHTEPVVSKINANFAAVMPFGFIRDISNPEIIHNTDRQWFGETRAGAKQYSEELRKQNIKIMVKPHIWIRRGEFTGFLDMKSEEDWKKLEETYTSFILEYADLAQEINAEIFCIGTELENFVAKRPKYWDVLINKIKLEYKGKLTYAANWDEYKHTPFWSKLDYIGIDAYFPVSDEQTPTFETSMKGWNNHKPQIKALSEQNQKSVLFTEYGYRSVDYAGKKPWVYDRSMTVVNMEAQVNTSKALYETFWKEDWFAGGFLWKWFIDYDKSGGKDDNQFTPQNKPVEKVIKNYYSAY
- a CDS encoding sterol desaturase family protein, producing the protein MEKYLDIFKNSYSNYWNYLKYELIDLNHWDNFFYGLIIISIAVWLLEIAFPWRKRQAIFRKDFWLDTFYMFFNFFILNLIILIALSNTVSEFFNDVLKSIGISIGSLQLFDVDNLPKWLGLLVFFLVSDFVQWNTHRLLHRIPFLWNFHKVHHSVKEMGFAAHLRYHWMEPVVYKSLLYIPLAIIGGFDAQDVAIVYFFSIAIGHLNHANLGWDYGILKYIFNNPKMHIWHHAKELPKHVSYGVNYGLTLSIWDYLFKTNYVPHNGRDIELGFSGDENFPKDFLTQELYPLKKK
- a CDS encoding TIGR04283 family arsenosugar biosynthesis glycosyltransferase; its protein translation is MISIIIPVLNEAETIEELLFHLVDCADLKNINEIIVVDGGSVDGTPEIIQNLDLKIKLLTSEKGRAKQMNRGANAATGNILYFLHADSFPPLNYDQHIIGEVKKGNNAGCFRLQFDSNHWWLRLASWLTQFSWRACRGGDQSQFITKALFEDIGGFDETYTIYEDNILINELYKRKEFVVIKETIRTSARLYEKNGVWKLQYHFWTIYVKKWFGASANDLYNYYKKYIV
- a CDS encoding DUF547 domain-containing protein, yielding MKTYILIIIALIGTNVQSQSLDKFFSQADAFFKTNVKNGKVAYAEIHKNQTTLDALLEIAQDVSVSKNDANNYQAFWINAYNLSVIKGVIDNYPTKSPLDDADFFDKTTYSLAGKNITLNDIEHKLLRPVFKDPRFHFVLVCGANGCPPLINKAYLPATLDAQLEEQTVKAINGSFLKVNIKKKRVSASKIMEWYKEDFTMHGKTEIDFINKYRTEKIPVKSKLSYFEYNWNLNKQ
- a CDS encoding POTRA domain-containing protein, which translates into the protein MKYFTLLFCFFVSISSAQKIVDVKVQGNKKLKSSFVKKIALVKAGTVLDSTQLEEDIKLLKRLPSIAHAYYQVFPANKPNEYNVFYNIEENFTIIPSANVYTTNDDEFAYRLGLYEFNLFGQNMTFGGFYQKDIYDSYAINFRAPFLFNRKLGLAINYQDLTTQEPVFFDGTTADYKYNNESIEVLGLFQLDFTNRFELGLNYFTEDYEYQSGATNPNVPQDLRVKKLLYKLIYEYNNLNYDYQYIEGFRSIFNFQYVTSTDTAQLPDFLIGWNDFQYFKRFGKKGNWASRLRLGLSTNNDTPFAPFAVDNNLNIRGVGNLIDRGTGAIVLNTEYRYTLYEKGWFALQGNAFIDAGSWQNPGGDLGDFVDSDNLRIYPGVGLRFIHKKIFNAIFRIDYGYGITPNATNGFVFGIGQYF
- a CDS encoding DUF547 domain-containing protein codes for the protein MKQITLFILLVLVTACGSSKKVIESSKPTEKVEKDVVEKSEVEIIPEAPYETEEIIDIPDNYNPNQIIKPDSLGFHQDLTKHTFDSLDDFWTNFLQKNVSDNGNVNYESFRKDFKGLQYYIKFLQDSLPNNNASKEQKLAYWINAYNALTIDLILRNYPIKSIKDIDKPWDQRLWKFGEKWLNLNDIEHQILRKMDEPRIHFAIVCASFSCPKLQNKAFTASNLEAQLTEATKDFLADSDRNEISQNNLRLSKIFKWFAKDFKTDGSLIDFLNKYTEVEISSKAKKSFKDYNWDLND